In Bernardetia litoralis DSM 6794, the genomic window TCCATATCAATTTCATAATTGATACCTGCTGAAGTTACTTTCATAGCATAAAGTTTTCCACCTTCTAAATCACCTCTATCTCCAACGTACATTCCCAACTGTCCAGAAGGAATTGCATTATCAGCATGGTCATCACCAATAAAAACAACTGTTTTATCAGAATATGCATCTTTTCCCATCGGAACAGCATTTTCTGTTGACCATTGTCCCATTGCAGTAAGCATACGAGCTGAAGAAGCAGAAGTTGCACTTTTGAAAGGGTCAGTAGCAAAAACACCTTTAGAAGTTCCACCCCATTCTCCACCAGATAAATACAAAGGACCAAAGCCATGTTCTGCTGGTGTGATAAGCGTACCCGAACATTGTGCTGTTGATGCTGTTGCTTGAGCATTCAAGATGTACTCTCCTTTTACAGGTTTGAACGTTTTGTCAAGTGTAATTCTAGCAATAGAATAATCAGATTCAATATTATTGATAAGTGTATAAGTTCCGTCTGCATTATGCAATAAACCTGCTCCATCAGCCATTGAGCCATAAACGAAGTTAGGAGATTCGCTTAATTTATCCTCTGAAGTAAGTAAAGGCAGTACTTTTACACCTGAAAATTCAGGAGAAAGTTTTAAGAAAGAAGGAGTAATAGAATGAGCAATTAACTCAGCTTCTGTGGAAATTACATCAGGTGTATTTTCATCATCGTTGCACGCTGTTGTTAGGTTCAGTCCTACAAGAGTAAGAGCTAATAAAGTAAATTTTGAATTTTTCATTTTGATAATATTAATAGTAATTTTTGAATGCACATTTCGTTTTTGAATGGTGCAAACTTACTATTTATGCCTTACCTCATGATTAACTACTTACTAATAAATTGTACTTTTTTAACAGGATTTATTTAAAATTTATTCACAAAAAGTTTATTCTCTACAAAGATAAAATTCATTAAAATTAGGTTCTTCGCTCATTTCTAGCCTAATATCTCCTACTTGTATCAATTCTAATATTGCTAAAAAGTTAAAGACCACCAAAACACGGTTTCCACTTTCTTTTAAAATTTCTATAAAATTTACTTTTTCATTTTTAATAATTTTTTCTATCAAATATGTTCTTTGATTATTTACACTATATGGATAGGGTTTTATATTACTCAATTTTGGCTGAGAAAGTTCGTGCAATTCCATTACATTTTGGAATGCCTTCAATAATTTATACAAATCTACGTCTTCCAAATCTACATCTTCAGGACGCACTTTATTGAGTGATTTGAGTTCTGAAATAATATTTCCTCTTGTTTCTCTCGCCAAAGAATCAGCTTCCAAATTAGAAAGTTGCTCAATGACAGGACGAAAACGCTTGTATTCCAAAAGCTGTTGAATCAATTCTTTTCTTGGGTCAATGATATTTCCCTCTTCATCAACCTGCTCACGAGGAAGTAACATTTTAGCTTTTATCTGCATTAGCGTTGCAGCCACTACGATAAATTCACTAGCCAATTCGATATTCATTTTTTCTAGCGCACGAATGTACTCCAAAAAATCAGTCGTTACTTTGGTAATCGGAATATCATAAATGTCTAATTCGTCCCTCTCAATAAAGAAAAGTAACAAATCAAAAGCTCCTTCAAAAACGGGTATTTTTATTTCGTACATTTTATTTTGATTACGAATTATGGATTAAAAATTACAACTTTTTCGTTTAATCGTATTTTTTTTGTAATTCTTTATTGCTCAGTTCCTCATTTATAAATGAGGAATTATTTCATCAAATTTATTCCTCTAATTGCATTTTCTTTTATGATTTTTTTATTAAAAATTGATGTCCATTCTTCAATATTGAATTTTAGTAAATCATTATTATCAAATAGCATTTTCCTTTTAATGATTTTGTCTTTTTGATTATAGCTATTTTCTACCGAATAATTCCCTTTCAATAACTCATGCAAAAATAGTGAAAGTGATTTTATTTTTTCATCATCAGAGTATAAGTAAATGTCATAGAATTGAGAATTGATATAAAAAACATTTGGCTTTATAGAAAAATTTAGCGTATAACCTTCATTTTTGAGATAAATTATTACATCCAAAATACTTCCTTCATTTAAATAACTTCTATCAGATATTTTTTCAAAATCTATTCTCTTCAGAAAGGAAAGTAAAATTTCCCAAGTGTTTGTTTGAAAATCATTTAGTGTCAATTTATCTATTTGATTCTCAATGGCTTGTTTTAACATTTTAAGTCTAAATTAAATTTCCTTATTCCTCTCAATAAATAATTTTCTTTGTCTAATTCTGTTTTTAGCAAAAATAACTTTGTCAGTAGTTTTTTGGTAGTCTAAAATCGCAATATAAACTATTGTCAAAGTCAAAAAAAATAACTCTGACAAAGTTTCAACAACTTCAATGATTAAATCTAAAAAAATAAAAAGAGAATAGAATCAGAATTTATCTAATTTCTATTCTCTTCTTTTTCAACTTTTACAAAAGAATTAAAATTCTAAATCTTCATCATCAAATTCTAATTTTTCGTCACACTCAAAACAAAAAAGTTCGGTTGGACTATCATCTTCTACCAACATTGATTCTTGAAAAATAAGTTTTCCATCTTCTGCTGAAAATAAATCAAAATGGTTGGGTTTGGTTACAAATTCGTTGCTGCCACACAATTCACAAATATATTTTTCTGTTGCCATAGTTGTTAATAGAATGTTTTATTTTTTTTCCAAACGCTAAAGCGTATGGTACATTTTTGCACACTAAAGTTAAGCTACCTGCGTAACCTACAAGATTCAAATTTACATACAAAAAAGCGTATTGTAATAAAATATAATACGCTTTTTTTTGTTTTTTCATAAATCGCTCGTGAGGACACGAGCAATGGCTAAGTTTTATCTTTCAATAAGAAGTTTTCTATTAAAAATCTGATTTCCAATTTTAATTTTGATGTTGTATGTTCCTTTTTGCAATGAATCTACATTCCAATTAATTTTTTGTTCTCCTGCTTCATAAATTTCTTTACTCACTTCATGACTTTCTAAAGTTCGAAGATTATACATAATAATTTCTATTTCTGATTTTTCTTTTAGATTCAGTGTAATATTTACAGATTCTGAAGTAGGATTAGGAAAGACATTTATTGAAATCTCTTCTACTTTCACTGTACTTTCTTCTTCAACTATTATTTTTTCTTCTTTTTTGAGTGTAATCAAAATTACGCCATTTTGCCCCCTAAAACCATACAGAGCTGTTGCTACAACTCCTTTTAGTACAGAAACAGATTCAATATTTTCTGGATTCATTTGGGTTAAAACTAATGAATCATTATCAATTGGATAACCATCTATTACATATAAAGGTTGATTTGTTGAGAGCGAAGAAACTGAATGATAACAATGCAATTTATTTATTCTTGTTGTTGTATCCGTTTCAGAATAAGAAACGCCCTTTATTGTTACAGAAGGTGTTATTTGATTTGTACTGTCTGTTTTAACAGAACAAAGGGAAATATTACCAGAAAGAGACTTTATATTTTCTAATGGTGATTGTGTATTAGACTGCCCCAAAACTAGATTTTCATGTCCTGTAAAAAATAAGAAAAGAAGTGTAAAAACGATTTGATAGATTTTTTTCATAATGTTAGATGAGTTTAGAGTAAATTTCATTTTTCAACTATACGCACAAAAAAAGCGAATTGCAGCAAGGCAATTCGCTTTTTTCTATTTTTTTGCTTGTGTAAATTGTCTGACACTTCTGAAAGTGTCTGACAATTAAAAATTATCTTCTAGTTTTGATATTTGCAATCGAATCAATTCTATCTTGAGCAATCTGAATGGCTACATCTTGAGCATTTTTGTTTTCAGAAACTGAAGTATTGATTACCTCCAAACACATATCATACAAACGCTCTGTTTTCTGAACAACCCACTCACGAGGAAGTGAAGCAAATTCAGAATAAACATTGATTACACCACCTGAATTAATCAAAAAGTCTGGAACATAAATAATTCCACGCTCTAAACATGCATTTCCATGAATGGTTTCGTCTTTAAGCTGATTGTTGGCACAACCTGCAATAATTTGACATTTCAAACGGCTCAAAGTTTCGTCATTGATAGTCGCTCCCAAAGCACAAGGAGAATAAATATCAACATCTAAATCATAAATATCTTCTAAACCTACAATTTCTACTTTATATTTATCAGCAATTTCTTTCAAACGGTCTTCATACACATCGGTAACATAAATTTTTGCACCTTCTTTTGACAAATGTTCGATGATGTATTCACCTACATGCCCTGCACCTTGTACAGAAACTTTTTTGCCTTCTAAGCTATCAGTTCCATACATTTTTTTGGCTGCTGCCTTCATTCCCATGTACGTTCCAAGCGCAGTAAATGGAGAAGGATCACCCGAACCACCACGATTTTCAGCCAGACCTGTTACATGTTTGGTTTCCATTGCGATATAATCCATATCAATTGTGGACATTCCTACGTCTTCAGCAGTGATATATTTTCCACTAAGACTTTCTACAAACTTTCCAAAACGACGCAATAAAGGTTCAGTTTTTTCAGTACGTGCATTGCCAATAATAACAGCTTTTCCACCACCTAGATTCAGTCCAGCGATAGAATTTTTGTAAGACATACCACGAGAAAGGCGTAAAGCATCAGTTACAGCTTCTGTGCTAGTGGCATAATTCCACATTCTTGTTCCACCCAAAGCAGGCCCTAAAACAGTAGAGTGAATACCGATAATTGCACGAAGACCAGAGTCTTTATCTTGACAAAAAACGAGATTTTCGTGTCCCATTTTTTGCATAATTTCCATTACAGATTCTGTTGTCGGAGATGTGAGTGTTTGTACCATAATTAAAAGGTAAAAAGTAGAAGTCTATGAATATTTTTATTAAAAAATTAAGTTTTATTTTCTGAATTGGTCTCTGTATGAAGTCAGAATTTAAAATAATTGTCTGTA contains:
- a CDS encoding alkaline phosphatase PhoX, whose protein sequence is MKNSKFTLLALTLVGLNLTTACNDDENTPDVISTEAELIAHSITPSFLKLSPEFSGVKVLPLLTSEDKLSESPNFVYGSMADGAGLLHNADGTYTLINNIESDYSIARITLDKTFKPVKGEYILNAQATASTAQCSGTLITPAEHGFGPLYLSGGEWGGTSKGVFATDPFKSATSASSARMLTAMGQWSTENAVPMGKDAYSDKTVVFIGDDHADNAIPSGQLGMYVGDRGDLEGGKLYAMKVTSAGINYEIDMEEGTSYDMEFVELNETNIDLLDAEAKQKGVMGFSRVEDIDWRRGSESNNREVYFCVTGRKKDDLVGKGSLYGRVYKLTMNPEDPTKTGKITCVLDGDKLDGKAKAFHSPDNIVVTENYAYIQEDPNGYFDTQDKTHYARLYQYNLNTGALKVVLECDQITAAAQGYGAEDRVWEITGMIDVSDIVGIDETFLVITQNHGWERADGTVFTDPNAVADVNNSTKEGSMLYIVNGLDR
- a CDS encoding segregation and condensation protein A; amino-acid sequence: MYEIKIPVFEGAFDLLLFFIERDELDIYDIPITKVTTDFLEYIRALEKMNIELASEFIVVAATLMQIKAKMLLPREQVDEEGNIIDPRKELIQQLLEYKRFRPVIEQLSNLEADSLARETRGNIISELKSLNKVRPEDVDLEDVDLYKLLKAFQNVMELHELSQPKLSNIKPYPYSVNNQRTYLIEKIIKNEKVNFIEILKESGNRVLVVFNFLAILELIQVGDIRLEMSEEPNFNEFYLCRE
- a CDS encoding T9SS type A sorting domain-containing protein, translating into MKKIYQIVFTLLFLFFTGHENLVLGQSNTQSPLENIKSLSGNISLCSVKTDSTNQITPSVTIKGVSYSETDTTTRINKLHCYHSVSSLSTNQPLYVIDGYPIDNDSLVLTQMNPENIESVSVLKGVVATALYGFRGQNGVILITLKKEEKIIVEEESTVKVEEISINVFPNPTSESVNITLNLKEKSEIEIIMYNLRTLESHEVSKEIYEAGEQKINWNVDSLQKGTYNIKIKIGNQIFNRKLLIER
- a CDS encoding Glu/Leu/Phe/Val family dehydrogenase translates to MVQTLTSPTTESVMEIMQKMGHENLVFCQDKDSGLRAIIGIHSTVLGPALGGTRMWNYATSTEAVTDALRLSRGMSYKNSIAGLNLGGGKAVIIGNARTEKTEPLLRRFGKFVESLSGKYITAEDVGMSTIDMDYIAMETKHVTGLAENRGGSGDPSPFTALGTYMGMKAAAKKMYGTDSLEGKKVSVQGAGHVGEYIIEHLSKEGAKIYVTDVYEDRLKEIADKYKVEIVGLEDIYDLDVDIYSPCALGATINDETLSRLKCQIIAGCANNQLKDETIHGNACLERGIIYVPDFLINSGGVINVYSEFASLPREWVVQKTERLYDMCLEVINTSVSENKNAQDVAIQIAQDRIDSIANIKTRR